CATCCCCCCCTCTCTCTTTGCTATGTCAGGGAATAGACTAGAAAAAGTTACCTAGAATTCTCTGCCATGCCCTATTCAGATAAATCCCTCAAATACCCGAAAAGCCAGAAAGTTGACCAAATTGATGAATATCACGGTAAAAAGGTAGCTGACCCTTATCGCTGGTTGGAAGATCCCGAATCCGACGAGACAAAAGCTTGGGTGGAAGCGCAAAATCAAGTTACTTTTGAATATCTCAACGAAATCCCAGTCCGAGAAAAAATTAAGCAGCGTCTCACCCAACTTTGGGATTATGAAAAATTTAGCATTCCCTTCAAGCAAGGCGATCGCTATTTTTACTTTAAAAACGATGGTTTGCAAAACCAAAGCGTACTCTATACTTTAACTTCGCTAGATGGCGAACCAAAACTGCTGCTCGATCCGAATGTGCTTTCGGAAGACGGTACGGTTGCTTTATCGGGAATCGCCATTAGTGAAGATGGTAACCTGATGGCTTATGGTTTATCTACTTCTGGGTCTGATTGGCAAGAATGGAAAGTGCGAGATGTGGAAACAAGTGAAGACATTTCCGATCGTTTGAATTGGATTAAGTTTTCTGGCGCATCTTGGACTCACGACAATCGAGGTTTTTTCTATAGCCGCTACGACGAACCGAACGAACAAACTAAATTTGAAGACGTTAATTATTTCCAGAAACTTTACTATCACCAATTAGGAAAGCCCCAGTCTGAAGATATTTTAATTTATCATCGACCGGATCAAAAGGAATGGGGATTCAGCGCTAGCGTTACCGAAGATGGTAAGTATTTGATTATTTCGGTTTGGCGGGGAACCGACCCGAAAAATCTACTTTTTTATAAGGATTTAACTAATGCCGATTCGGAAGTAGTGGAATTAATTAACGAGTTTGAAGCTAGTTATAGCTTTATTGATAATGATGGTAGTATTTTTTGGATTCGCACCGATTTGGGTGCACCGAAAGGTCGGATTATTGCCATTGATATTAATAATCCATCTCCTGATAATTGGCAAGAAGTAATTCCCCCAGCGGAAGAAGTTTTAGAAGCAGTGGGATTGTTAAATAATCAGTTCATTGCTGATTACTTAAAAGATGCCCGCACCCAAATCAAAATATTTGAACTCGACGGTACATTTGTCAGAGAAGTAGCGTTACCGGGAATAGGTTCGGCGGGGGGATTTAATGGCAAGCGATACGATAAGGAAACTTTTTATAGTTTTACGAGTTTCACTACTCCAGCCACGATTTACCATTACGATATGGTAACGGACAAAAGCACGGTTTTCCGTCAACCAAAGGTTGATTTTAATCCGGATGATTACGAAACAAAGCAGGTTTTTTACCCTAGTAAAGATGGTACGCAAATCCCGATGTTTATCGTTCGCAAAAAGGGTTTGCAATTAGATGGTAATAATCCTACTTATCTTTATGGTTATGGTGGTTTTAATGTTTCTCTGACTCCCAGTTTTTCGGTTAGTCAATTGGTGTGGCTGGAGTTGGGGGGAATTTTAGCTGTGGCGAATCTGCGCGGTGGAGGAGAATATGGGGAGGATTGGCATCAAGCAGGAACTAAGCTGAACAAACAGAACGTGTTCGATGATTTTATCGCGGCGGCGGAGTGGTTGATTGCTAACAAGTATACTTCGTCGGCTAAATTGGCGATCGCAGGTGGCAGCAACGGCGGACTATTGGTGGGCGCTTGCATGACGCAACGCCCCGATTTGTTTGGGGCGGCGCTACCGGCAGTCGGCGTAATGGATATGTTGCGCTTCCATAAGTTTACGATCGGTTGGGCGTGGTGTTCCGAATATGGTTCGCCAGAAAACCCTGAGGAGTTTGAAGCGCTTTATGGTTATTCTCCACTGCATAACCTGAAAGCTGATACCGCTTATCCAGCTACTTTAATTACAACAGCCGATCGCGACGATCGGGTAGTACCAGCCCATAGTTTCAAATTTGCCGCTGCTTTGCAAGAAGCGCATGAAGGCGAACAACCTGTTTTAATCCGCATTGAAACGAAGGCGGGACACGGTGCTGGCAAACCTACCGCTAAAATTATCGAAGAAGCAGCAGATAAGTGGGCTTTTTTAGTACGAACTTTCGATATCAGTAGTTAGAACGTTTTGTAATGAAGGAATGAGGAGAAGTCAAAAGTAAAAAGTCAAGCATAATGTTCTTTTAACTTTTTACTTCATCCTTCATCCTTCATCCTTCATACTTCATCCCTCTCTATCATTCAATGGATTTAAATTACTTTCTGCTTTGGGTTATTATCTTTTGGTGCATCTTAATGGTGATTTGGCTAATTCGTCTTCCCTTTAGCCAAATACGCGGTTGGGTAATAGTTACTGGATTAATTGTGGCAGTAACAATATGGACGATATTTGTAAATGGCAGTATAGCTGGTTTAGTTGGTGGCGCTTTATGGGGAATTTTTATCTTAGTACCTTTAATGGGAATGCGGAAAGCTACTCAACTAATTTCTCACGGGCGTTACGGTGAAGCGCGTAAACTAATGAAAAGTTTGCGGTGGTTGCATCCTGCTGATGGTTGGTTACAACAACCAGAAATATTACGGGCTTTAGAAATGGGGCAGCGAGGGGAAATAACAGAAGCTTTCCAAATTTTAAATCGCTATCAAACTAATAATACTCCGGTCGGTCGCAATGCGACTCTTTTATTATATCGGATGAGTTCTCGCTGGGAAGAATTGCTGTTGTGGGTACACGCTTACGTGCCAGAAAAAGCTTTATTTAAAGATACGACTTTAGTTTCATATTATTTGCGGTCTTTAGGGGAAACAGGAGATTTAAATGGTTTGCTTTATGAATTTCAACGATTTGAACCTTTTCTGGAAAAAATTGGAGATATGGCGACTTTGAACACGATCAGAATGTTTGTTTTGGCGTTTGGCGGTCAAGTTGAAGAGTTACGAAAATTAATGTATGGCCCTTTAGGGATGTTTCCCGAAAGTAGTCGCAGATTTTGGTTGGCGACGGCGGAAATGGCAGCGGGTAATCAAATGTTGGGACGGGAACAATTGTTAGCTTTGTCTGATGGGAATGATGTTACTTTCACAAATGCGATCGAACAACGATTATCCGAGCCTCCGGTGATTTCCGCAGAAGTTCTTACTCGCTCAACTAAAAAAATTCTCGAGCGGGTTGCTGTCGATCTAAAGCAAGAAGGACAATATGGAAATGCAGTTACTTTAAGTGGTAAGAAACCCCGTGCTACCTTAATCCTAATAGGTATTAACATATTAGTATTTTTGTTGGAAATTCGATTAGGAGGTAGCGAAAATATAGAAACTTTAAAACGTTTAGGCGCATTAGTTCCGGCAATTTTTTGGAATGGCGAATGGTGGCGAATCTTAAATGCCACTTTTTTACATTTTGGCGTTTTGCATTTAACCATGAATATGGTCGGTCTTTATGCGCTGGGTTCTTTTGTAGAGCTTAGTTTGGGTGTTTGGCGGTATTTAGTATCCTATTTTGTAAGTGGAATGGGATCGATGTTCGTGATTGCTGTTGTCGCTAGAACATTGCAAACGGAAAGTGCAATGGAGCAAATCACTGTAGGTGCATCGGGCGCGATTATGGGTATGGTTGGGGTGATGGGAGCTATTATGCTGTGGGGTTGGCGGCGAGATAAATCTCGCGTTGCTGCTCAACGGTTGCGAAGTATTCTGTTTATTATATTGCTGCAAGTTATTTTCGATTTGACTACTCCCCAAGTGAGTATTATCGGCCATAATTCTGGTTTGGCTTTGGGATTTTTGATTGGTAATTTGTTGTTGATAAATTGGCGAAGCGATCGTTAATATAAAATTATATGAATACCAAGGTTACTATACTTTTGAGCAGTATTTTTAAAGTATTAGAAGTTAGAAGAATCGAAATAAATTGGCTTCGTTCAATTGTTGAAGTTACCTTTTATTTAATTAATGGTTATAAATTTGGTTATGGTGATAGTTACGGTCAAAATTGCTGGGGGAAATCATAGGTTTTATTTTACCGCAGATGTAAGAAAATAAACGCAGATATGGCGAGTAAATATGAGCTAGGGTAAGAAAGGTATTAAAGCAAAGGTTGAAGTAAATAAGAACGTTTTAACCGCTTTGGCGATTGCGAAAAGAAATGAGGTACGCATACCTGCTAACAGAAACCCGGTTTCTATCTAATACTTCACGTAACTGGAATCTGTTGTAAATTCGCTATATTTAATATAGTAAGCAAAATTCCTAATAAAGTAAGCTAAAATCCCAGATAGCAATTTGTAACATATCATAAATTTGGATATAGTATTATGGCATTCACTATCGTTTGGCAACAAGGAAGCTTTAATCCAGAAAATGCTAGTAATTTCGCTTTGATTCAACAATGGTTTGCTAATTTAAATAACAAACAAATTAGCTGGAAACAGCGATTAATTCCTCCGACGGCAGATGTTAAGGAAATTGATTGGGATTCTCAAAGATTTGATGAAGTATTTAGGGTCGGAAATCCGCAGATTCGGGGAATTACGCTTTATTGGCAAAAACCAGATTCTCAGCAGGAGCGTAGCACGACACCCCAAAAATTAGAATTAGATCATTTGCATCAATATTTGTACGTGTATCCCCAGTCGCAAAAGGAAGTGGTGATTCAGATTGGCTTACCGGAAGTTATTTATCAAAAAATCGAAATAACTAATAGTCAATTTGAATTTAAAGAAAAAGACGGGAATCATTTTTTAATATTTAGGGATGCTCAACAGAAATTAGAAGTAAAAGTAACTTTGAGTCCAGAACATTTACAACAACTCAAGCAACAATTATCTTAACTTGGAAGCAAAAAGCATCTATAGTAGGGGGGCGAAGCATTCGGACAGAAAATCTAGGCTTTGAACCGATAATTTGTCGCCCG
Above is a window of Leptolyngbyaceae cyanobacterium DNA encoding:
- a CDS encoding prolyl oligopeptidase family serine peptidase encodes the protein MPYSDKSLKYPKSQKVDQIDEYHGKKVADPYRWLEDPESDETKAWVEAQNQVTFEYLNEIPVREKIKQRLTQLWDYEKFSIPFKQGDRYFYFKNDGLQNQSVLYTLTSLDGEPKLLLDPNVLSEDGTVALSGIAISEDGNLMAYGLSTSGSDWQEWKVRDVETSEDISDRLNWIKFSGASWTHDNRGFFYSRYDEPNEQTKFEDVNYFQKLYYHQLGKPQSEDILIYHRPDQKEWGFSASVTEDGKYLIISVWRGTDPKNLLFYKDLTNADSEVVELINEFEASYSFIDNDGSIFWIRTDLGAPKGRIIAIDINNPSPDNWQEVIPPAEEVLEAVGLLNNQFIADYLKDARTQIKIFELDGTFVREVALPGIGSAGGFNGKRYDKETFYSFTSFTTPATIYHYDMVTDKSTVFRQPKVDFNPDDYETKQVFYPSKDGTQIPMFIVRKKGLQLDGNNPTYLYGYGGFNVSLTPSFSVSQLVWLELGGILAVANLRGGGEYGEDWHQAGTKLNKQNVFDDFIAAAEWLIANKYTSSAKLAIAGGSNGGLLVGACMTQRPDLFGAALPAVGVMDMLRFHKFTIGWAWCSEYGSPENPEEFEALYGYSPLHNLKADTAYPATLITTADRDDRVVPAHSFKFAAALQEAHEGEQPVLIRIETKAGHGAGKPTAKIIEEAADKWAFLVRTFDISS
- a CDS encoding rhomboid family intramembrane serine protease, which encodes MDLNYFLLWVIIFWCILMVIWLIRLPFSQIRGWVIVTGLIVAVTIWTIFVNGSIAGLVGGALWGIFILVPLMGMRKATQLISHGRYGEARKLMKSLRWLHPADGWLQQPEILRALEMGQRGEITEAFQILNRYQTNNTPVGRNATLLLYRMSSRWEELLLWVHAYVPEKALFKDTTLVSYYLRSLGETGDLNGLLYEFQRFEPFLEKIGDMATLNTIRMFVLAFGGQVEELRKLMYGPLGMFPESSRRFWLATAEMAAGNQMLGREQLLALSDGNDVTFTNAIEQRLSEPPVISAEVLTRSTKKILERVAVDLKQEGQYGNAVTLSGKKPRATLILIGINILVFLLEIRLGGSENIETLKRLGALVPAIFWNGEWWRILNATFLHFGVLHLTMNMVGLYALGSFVELSLGVWRYLVSYFVSGMGSMFVIAVVARTLQTESAMEQITVGASGAIMGMVGVMGAIMLWGWRRDKSRVAAQRLRSILFIILLQVIFDLTTPQVSIIGHNSGLALGFLIGNLLLINWRSDR